In Acaryochloris marina S15, a single genomic region encodes these proteins:
- a CDS encoding mercuric reductase has translation MTQSSFSGVNIPPMDVHNRKLINNVHPPDWVNPTPVECYDLVVIGSGTAGLVTAKGAAGLGVGLKVALIEKHLMGGDCLNVGCVPSKCLIRSARVAADMRDSEPYGIHPPAQIDIDFQVVMERMRQVRARISPVDSAAAAAKSGVDMYLGEGKFTGPNTVSVDGKTLRFKKAVITTGARAVRPRIEGIEEVGYLTNETVFSLTELPKRLAVIGGGPIGCELAQSFHRLGSQVVLFHRGSHLLNKEDADAADIVQQAFLKEGIKLVLGCQMRRVEQTPAGKVIHFICDGRAESIVVDEILAGAGRAPNVDGLNLEAVGVEYDSRKGVAVNDHLQTTNPKIYAAGDICMNWKFTHAADAAARIVLKNTLFSPFGIGKYKLSDLVMPWVTFTDPEIAHVGLYEGEAQDQGMDVNTIKILFDDVDRALADGEEEGFVKIHLAKGSDKIIGATIVARHAGEMISEITTAMIGKVGLGSMASVIHPYPTQASAIKQAADAYRRTLLTARTIKFLGLLTKLS, from the coding sequence ATGACACAATCTTCTTTTTCTGGTGTGAACATCCCCCCCATGGATGTTCATAATCGCAAGCTCATCAATAACGTTCATCCTCCAGATTGGGTGAATCCTACCCCAGTTGAATGTTATGACCTGGTTGTGATTGGATCGGGAACAGCGGGTTTAGTCACTGCAAAGGGCGCAGCAGGTCTAGGCGTCGGCCTGAAGGTCGCCTTAATCGAAAAGCACTTGATGGGCGGAGATTGCTTGAATGTAGGTTGCGTGCCCTCCAAGTGCCTGATCCGATCCGCCCGAGTCGCCGCTGATATGCGGGACTCTGAGCCCTATGGGATTCATCCGCCAGCCCAGATAGATATCGACTTTCAAGTAGTCATGGAGCGGATGCGTCAGGTTCGTGCTCGCATTAGTCCCGTGGACTCTGCTGCTGCTGCCGCTAAGTCTGGTGTAGATATGTATTTGGGAGAGGGCAAATTTACAGGTCCCAATACAGTATCCGTAGATGGGAAAACCCTCCGGTTTAAAAAGGCCGTGATTACCACAGGTGCAAGGGCCGTCAGACCCCGAATTGAAGGGATTGAGGAAGTCGGGTATCTCACCAACGAAACGGTTTTCTCCCTAACGGAACTACCGAAGCGCCTTGCCGTGATTGGGGGTGGACCCATTGGCTGTGAACTCGCCCAGTCCTTTCACCGCTTAGGCAGTCAAGTGGTGCTCTTCCACAGAGGCTCCCATCTCTTGAATAAAGAAGATGCCGATGCCGCAGATATTGTGCAGCAAGCCTTTCTCAAAGAAGGCATTAAGCTGGTGTTAGGCTGCCAAATGAGGCGAGTTGAACAAACTCCCGCAGGGAAAGTGATTCACTTCATTTGCGATGGCCGAGCAGAATCCATTGTCGTCGATGAAATATTGGCCGGTGCAGGTCGTGCTCCCAATGTCGATGGATTAAATCTCGAAGCTGTTGGGGTTGAGTATGATAGCCGCAAAGGCGTTGCCGTCAACGATCACCTTCAAACCACAAATCCTAAAATTTATGCAGCTGGGGATATCTGCATGAACTGGAAATTTACCCATGCTGCCGATGCTGCTGCCCGCATCGTCCTCAAAAATACCTTATTTTCCCCCTTTGGCATTGGTAAGTACAAACTCAGCGATCTGGTCATGCCCTGGGTGACGTTCACGGATCCTGAAATTGCCCATGTCGGCTTGTATGAAGGGGAAGCCCAGGATCAGGGCATGGATGTCAACACTATTAAGATCCTGTTTGATGATGTGGATCGAGCCCTCGCGGATGGGGAAGAAGAAGGTTTCGTCAAAATTCATCTGGCCAAGGGATCGGACAAAATCATCGGAGCCACCATCGTTGCCCGTCATGCTGGTGAAATGATCAGTGAAATTACAACGGCCATGATTGGCAAAGTGGGATTGGGAAGTATGGCAAGCGTCATCCACCCCTATCCCACCCAGGCATCTGCCATTAAACAGGCTGCAGATGCTTACCGTCGAACTTTACTAACAGCCAGAACCATTAAGTTCTTGGGACTGTTAACCAAACTCTCCTAG
- the ppk2 gene encoding polyphosphate kinase 2: MTSKKKQDTSSDTPPKKAEAKQNTPPKSKKKKKASKQPKASLKSSERRVFHHISEAEGSSKLSKKKYEKELARLQLELVKMQYWVKHTGTRIVMLFEGRDAAGKGGTIKRMTEPLNPRGCRVVALGTPSDREKTEWYFQRYVAHLPAAGEIVCFDRSWYNRAGVEHVMGFCTEEQYEEFLQTCPEFEQMLVRSGIILLKYWFSVSDEEQERRFQARTTDPARRWKLSPMDLESRDRWAEYSQAKDNMFAYTNIPEAPWFTVEADDKKRARLNCISHFLSKIPYEDMTPDPMELPPRKKAPSDYVRPPLNEQFFVPQLY; this comes from the coding sequence ATGACATCTAAAAAGAAGCAAGATACTTCCTCTGATACCCCACCCAAAAAGGCTGAGGCCAAACAGAATACCCCACCTAAATCCAAGAAGAAAAAGAAAGCCAGCAAACAACCGAAAGCGAGCCTTAAATCTTCAGAACGCAGAGTGTTTCACCATATTTCAGAAGCAGAAGGCAGCTCCAAACTCTCCAAAAAGAAATACGAGAAAGAGCTAGCCCGGCTCCAACTCGAACTGGTCAAAATGCAGTACTGGGTCAAACATACAGGCACTCGAATCGTGATGTTGTTTGAAGGCCGAGATGCGGCAGGCAAAGGCGGCACCATTAAACGCATGACTGAACCCCTCAATCCTCGCGGCTGTCGAGTAGTAGCCTTGGGTACCCCCAGCGATCGCGAAAAGACAGAATGGTATTTTCAGCGCTATGTTGCCCACCTCCCTGCAGCCGGAGAGATTGTTTGTTTCGATCGCAGTTGGTATAACCGGGCTGGAGTCGAACATGTGATGGGGTTTTGCACCGAAGAGCAGTATGAGGAATTCCTGCAAACCTGCCCTGAGTTTGAGCAGATGTTGGTTCGATCCGGCATCATTTTGCTGAAGTACTGGTTTTCCGTTAGTGATGAAGAGCAAGAGCGGCGCTTTCAGGCCCGGACAACGGATCCAGCTCGCCGCTGGAAGTTGAGTCCAATGGATCTAGAGTCTCGCGATCGCTGGGCTGAATATTCTCAGGCCAAAGACAATATGTTCGCCTACACGAATATTCCTGAAGCGCCCTGGTTTACAGTGGAAGCGGACGACAAGAAACGAGCTCGTCTTAACTGCATTAGCCACTTTTTGAGTAAGATTCCCTATGAAGATATGACGCCCGATCCGATGGAACTACCACCCCGGAAAAAAGCACCTAGTGATTATGTACGCCCCCCGTTAAACGAACAGTTTTTTGTTCCCCAGCTCTACTGA
- a CDS encoding glutamine synthetase III, which yields MSGNEARVLAVHQITNRELMPPKPPESLEKIWAENVFNLSKMQASLPKAVFKSIKKTITTGEKLDPSVADAVATAMRDWALAKGALYYAHVFYPMTNQTAEKHDGFISVQGDGTVITEFSGKVLVQGEPDGSSFPNGGIRDTFEARGYTGWDVTSPAYIMETDYGATLCIPTVFVSWTGEALDKKVPLLRSIAAMDKAANKVLKLLGHADVAQVNSSCGAEQEYFLIDSNFASQRPDLMLAGRTLFGKAPAKGQEFDDHYFGAIPERVQVYMQDVEETLYKLGIPAKTRHNEVAPGQFEIAPFFEAANVASDHQQLIMTVLKHTAKKHGFICLLHEKPFAGINGSGKHVNWSVGNATQGNLLDPGDSPKENAQFLIFCGAVIRGVHKYGPLMRAAIATASNDHRLGANEAPPAIMSVYLGTQLEEVFEQIKNGSGTDSKHKGVMDLGIDVLPPLTKDPGDRNRTSPFAFTGNRFEFRAVGSSQSVSGPLIVLNTMLADSLAWIGNRLESELSKGLELSTAILTVLKEVMEAHGAVVFGGNGYSDEWHKMAVEERGLANLPTTADALPYLKAEFIEDLFQKTGVLTPVELESRFEVYAEQYILSIEVEAKLVANMAKTIIYPAAVEYLSKLSSTISSLATLNIDCNKDSAKTIAELTNSMSAVTSKLTAAAETHDFSSTEEHMMYCAKTIRPLMDEVRSYADALEGEIADSFWPLPTYQEMLFIK from the coding sequence ATGAGTGGAAATGAAGCCCGAGTCCTAGCTGTTCACCAAATTACCAATCGGGAATTGATGCCACCCAAGCCTCCTGAATCCCTAGAGAAAATTTGGGCTGAGAACGTCTTCAATCTAAGTAAAATGCAGGCGAGCCTACCGAAAGCCGTCTTCAAATCGATTAAAAAGACCATTACCACGGGTGAAAAGCTTGACCCGTCTGTGGCAGATGCAGTGGCAACGGCCATGAGAGACTGGGCCCTCGCCAAAGGGGCGTTGTACTATGCCCACGTCTTCTATCCCATGACTAACCAGACAGCAGAAAAGCATGATGGCTTTATCTCCGTCCAAGGGGATGGCACCGTTATTACAGAATTCTCTGGCAAAGTGCTCGTCCAGGGAGAACCCGACGGGTCTTCCTTCCCTAATGGTGGCATTCGCGACACCTTTGAAGCTCGGGGCTATACGGGCTGGGATGTCACCAGTCCCGCCTACATTATGGAAACGGACTATGGCGCTACCCTTTGTATTCCCACCGTATTTGTCTCCTGGACTGGAGAAGCCTTAGACAAGAAAGTTCCTCTGTTGCGATCCATTGCTGCCATGGACAAAGCGGCCAACAAAGTACTGAAGCTTTTGGGCCATGCGGATGTGGCTCAGGTCAACTCTAGCTGTGGTGCCGAGCAAGAATATTTCCTGATCGATTCCAACTTTGCTAGCCAGAGACCTGATTTGATGCTAGCGGGACGCACCTTATTCGGCAAAGCTCCGGCTAAAGGCCAGGAATTTGATGATCATTATTTTGGTGCCATTCCAGAACGAGTTCAGGTTTATATGCAGGATGTGGAGGAAACCCTCTATAAACTCGGCATTCCCGCCAAAACCCGTCATAACGAAGTGGCTCCCGGACAATTTGAAATTGCTCCCTTCTTTGAAGCTGCCAATGTGGCCAGCGATCATCAGCAGTTGATTATGACGGTCCTCAAGCATACGGCTAAGAAGCATGGGTTTATTTGCTTGCTCCACGAAAAGCCCTTTGCAGGGATTAACGGGTCGGGCAAACATGTGAACTGGTCTGTGGGCAACGCCACCCAAGGCAACCTGCTAGATCCAGGCGACTCTCCCAAGGAGAATGCCCAATTCCTGATCTTCTGTGGCGCGGTGATTCGAGGCGTTCATAAATATGGTCCTTTGATGCGGGCTGCGATCGCAACCGCTAGCAACGACCACCGCCTGGGTGCAAATGAAGCTCCCCCAGCAATTATGTCTGTTTACCTAGGCACTCAGCTAGAAGAAGTCTTTGAGCAAATCAAAAATGGCTCAGGAACCGATTCTAAGCACAAAGGGGTAATGGATTTAGGCATCGATGTCCTGCCTCCTTTGACGAAAGATCCAGGTGATCGCAACCGGACCTCTCCTTTCGCCTTTACGGGAAATCGATTTGAATTTCGAGCCGTCGGATCTAGCCAATCCGTCTCCGGTCCCTTGATTGTCCTCAATACCATGTTGGCTGACTCCCTAGCATGGATCGGCAATCGTCTAGAAAGTGAGTTGTCGAAGGGACTCGAACTGAGTACAGCCATCTTGACGGTACTCAAAGAAGTCATGGAAGCCCATGGTGCAGTCGTATTTGGCGGCAATGGCTATTCCGACGAATGGCACAAAATGGCTGTCGAAGAACGGGGGTTAGCCAACTTACCCACCACTGCTGATGCCTTACCCTATCTCAAAGCAGAATTCATCGAAGACCTCTTCCAGAAAACGGGTGTCTTAACCCCCGTTGAGTTGGAAAGTCGCTTTGAAGTCTATGCGGAGCAGTACATTCTCTCCATTGAGGTAGAGGCGAAGCTAGTCGCTAATATGGCCAAAACCATTATTTACCCAGCGGCAGTTGAGTACTTATCCAAGCTGTCCTCGACCATCTCTAGCTTGGCCACTCTAAACATCGATTGTAATAAGGACAGTGCTAAGACCATTGCTGAACTCACCAATTCGATGTCGGCTGTCACTAGCAAGTTGACTGCAGCAGCAGAAACCCATGACTTTAGTTCGACAGAAGAGCATATGATGTATTGCGCCAAAACAATTCGCCCCCTCATGGACGAGGTGCGCTCCTATGCAGATGCGTTAGAAGGTGAAATTGCAGATAGTTTCTGGCCCTTGCCCACCTATCAAGAAATGTTATTCATTAAGTAA
- a CDS encoding alpha-glucosidase, with amino-acid sequence MPAAIDANHKWWQGGVIYQIYPLTFADGNGDGIGDLRGIIQRLDYLNDGDPDNTTDLGIDAIWLSPVNQSPMVDNGYDISDYRDICPTFGTLAEFQELIEQCHIRGIRVIMDMVLNHTSNQHPWFIESSASQDNPKSDWYLWQDPGYKEGLPNNWLSYFGGTGWTLNEDRQQYYFHVFNENQPDLNWRNPEVKAAIYDMLRYWLDMGIDGFRLDASSVYSKDQYYRDNPVKFGATDKNAYYNQDHLYDKDLPDNHGIIREIRALMDEYEDRVLIGETFIDSRLYDSNSFYGVNNDELHLPFAFEFPFSPWYPGYLQREIEKKERITPAGAWPTYFLDNHDLPRHLSRWIECALCTNPTEIAKAAATLLLTVRGTPVLYYGQEIGMVDNQDIPPELQRDQAIVASPTGELPPNRDGSRTPMQWDASANAGFSFGKEVAPWLPVHANYPEINVETTLKDNESILNFYRKLLYVRAQSEALKFGTWRTLIHYPYEHMAYLRETNSEQVLILINFAYEKPLELDEPIVQEDWTVLASNKWDSGKTVTLPENLQSFEIDVLRKA; translated from the coding sequence ATGCCCGCAGCAATAGATGCCAATCACAAGTGGTGGCAAGGGGGAGTCATTTATCAGATCTACCCCCTCACCTTTGCCGATGGGAACGGGGATGGCATCGGGGATTTACGGGGAATTATTCAACGGCTAGACTACCTAAACGATGGAGATCCCGATAATACGACTGACTTAGGCATTGATGCCATATGGCTGTCTCCGGTCAATCAGTCACCAATGGTGGATAACGGCTACGATATCAGCGACTATCGCGATATTTGCCCTACCTTCGGCACCTTAGCAGAATTCCAAGAACTGATAGAGCAATGCCATATCCGAGGGATTCGGGTGATTATGGATATGGTGCTCAACCATACTTCCAATCAGCATCCCTGGTTTATTGAATCCAGTGCTAGCCAGGACAATCCCAAAAGCGATTGGTACCTCTGGCAAGATCCTGGCTACAAAGAAGGACTTCCTAATAACTGGCTGTCCTATTTTGGGGGAACCGGGTGGACGCTTAATGAAGATCGCCAGCAATATTACTTTCATGTTTTCAACGAAAACCAACCTGACTTAAATTGGCGCAACCCCGAGGTCAAGGCAGCCATTTATGACATGCTGCGCTACTGGCTAGATATGGGCATTGACGGCTTTCGATTAGATGCCTCTAGTGTGTATAGCAAGGACCAATATTATCGAGATAACCCCGTCAAATTTGGGGCAACCGACAAGAATGCTTACTATAACCAAGATCACCTCTACGACAAAGATCTGCCCGACAATCATGGAATTATCCGGGAAATTCGCGCCCTCATGGACGAGTACGAAGACCGGGTCTTGATCGGGGAGACTTTTATCGACAGCCGTTTGTATGACTCCAATAGCTTTTATGGGGTCAACAATGATGAACTGCATCTCCCCTTTGCCTTTGAATTCCCATTCAGCCCTTGGTATCCCGGCTATTTACAACGGGAGATCGAGAAGAAAGAGCGGATTACCCCAGCTGGGGCTTGGCCCACCTATTTTCTGGATAACCATGATTTACCTCGCCATTTGTCCCGTTGGATTGAATGTGCCTTGTGCACCAATCCCACGGAAATTGCCAAGGCCGCTGCTACCCTACTCTTAACGGTGCGGGGAACGCCTGTGCTTTACTATGGCCAAGAAATTGGCATGGTTGACAACCAAGATATCCCCCCCGAACTACAGCGCGATCAGGCGATAGTAGCTAGTCCAACGGGAGAGCTGCCTCCCAATCGAGATGGCTCTCGCACCCCAATGCAATGGGATGCTTCGGCCAATGCTGGATTTAGCTTTGGTAAAGAGGTCGCGCCCTGGCTACCCGTTCATGCCAACTACCCGGAAATCAATGTAGAGACCACCTTAAAAGACAATGAGTCGATCTTGAACTTTTATCGTAAGTTGCTCTATGTGCGGGCACAAAGTGAGGCTCTCAAGTTTGGCACTTGGCGGACTCTCATTCATTACCCTTACGAACATATGGCCTATCTGCGAGAGACAAACTCTGAGCAGGTGCTAATCTTGATCAATTTTGCCTATGAGAAACCCCTAGAGTTAGATGAACCCATTGTCCAAGAGGACTGGACTGTTTTAGCTTCTAATAAATGGGACTCTGGTAAAACCGTGACTCTCCCCGAGAATTTGCAATCCTTCGAAATAGATGTTTTGAGGAAAGCATAA
- a CDS encoding M23 family metallopeptidase translates to MSDEKIPCWVREFSSLTSIFNPIIPHLNKLRNQNYLEDIFPENHFSRLKKGKNGFKADYYQYFYKLFSNKQNWWDFPLEHHRTQQILNRLPKGIKQTATLVSLSLVCGFGTGCSSLASRPAPAIGGAFPDPPSMPRFIPRRLGIKQWFDNRQGTHPLTDLPSTAMKGYCHPLQGKGFLSQGTRGSTHQGRMKYAYDFGVPIGMPVYAMQGGRVIGVRDKYPDKGGRRRNAEKFNFIWLEHSNGVRSAYIHLQQNFKRKIPIKLNDWVRTGDLIGFSGNSGWSSAPHLHVEVHSISDSGFGQTLPFEIASKCYNSPFASVRQSS, encoded by the coding sequence ATGTCTGATGAGAAGATTCCTTGCTGGGTAAGAGAATTTTCCTCTTTAACCTCTATATTCAATCCCATTATTCCTCACTTAAATAAGCTTAGAAATCAGAATTATTTAGAAGATATTTTTCCAGAAAATCATTTTTCTCGCCTAAAAAAAGGGAAAAATGGATTTAAAGCTGATTATTATCAATATTTCTATAAATTATTTAGCAATAAGCAGAATTGGTGGGATTTCCCTTTAGAACACCACCGAACACAACAGATTCTAAATCGTCTCCCCAAGGGCATTAAGCAAACGGCCACTCTGGTCAGCTTGTCATTGGTGTGTGGATTTGGAACGGGCTGCTCATCATTGGCATCTCGACCTGCTCCTGCCATCGGTGGTGCTTTTCCTGATCCTCCCTCCATGCCCAGATTTATTCCCAGGCGATTGGGGATAAAGCAGTGGTTTGATAATCGTCAAGGAACACATCCCCTAACTGATCTGCCCAGTACAGCTATGAAAGGGTATTGTCATCCTCTTCAGGGCAAAGGGTTTCTCAGCCAGGGGACCCGAGGCAGCACCCATCAAGGCCGGATGAAATATGCCTATGATTTTGGCGTTCCCATTGGTATGCCTGTTTATGCCATGCAGGGTGGGCGAGTGATTGGTGTGCGAGATAAATATCCCGACAAAGGGGGAAGACGTAGAAATGCGGAGAAGTTTAACTTTATCTGGCTAGAGCATAGTAATGGTGTCCGTTCTGCCTACATTCATTTACAGCAGAACTTTAAAAGAAAAATCCCAATCAAGTTGAATGATTGGGTTAGGACTGGAGACCTGATTGGCTTTAGCGGCAATTCTGGCTGGAGTTCGGCCCCTCACTTGCATGTCGAGGTGCATAGCATCAGTGATTCTGGCTTCGGCCAAACTTTGCCTTTTGAAATAGCCTCTAAATGCTACAACAGCCCTTTTGCCAGCGTTCGTCAGTCTTCATAA
- a CDS encoding FTR1 family protein — protein sequence MDISAALPTFVITLREGVEAALVVGIVLACLQKSGKSYLNTWVYLGILAGLVGSVLTGFLLNWTLTWVTVSNATFEPIIEPLLKSGLCLTAIVMLSWMLIWMTQQARSLKSEIEGSLISALQKNGKSAGWGVFMLVLIAVLREGFETVLFIFTNLQQGTAGSVGAIAGLIGATGIGFGLFKFGVRINIRRFFQIMGIFLLLIVSGLVVSVCKNLDAAAYAWEQMAISPTNLCFAQDSCLLGPQLWDTSKVLSDQQFPGLLFKALLGYRDHIYLGQAVAYGTFLFSVGTLYLRSLQPQAVTPIPSKTTAL from the coding sequence ATGGATATTTCTGCTGCATTACCCACCTTTGTGATCACCCTCCGAGAAGGCGTCGAAGCAGCTCTCGTGGTGGGGATTGTCCTGGCTTGCTTGCAAAAATCGGGAAAAAGCTATCTCAATACCTGGGTTTACCTGGGAATTTTGGCGGGTTTAGTGGGGAGTGTACTCACAGGCTTTCTCTTAAACTGGACGCTGACCTGGGTGACGGTGAGTAACGCCACTTTTGAACCGATCATTGAGCCATTGCTGAAAAGTGGCTTGTGCCTAACGGCCATTGTGATGTTGAGCTGGATGTTGATCTGGATGACTCAACAAGCGCGTTCCCTTAAGTCAGAAATAGAGGGGTCGTTGATTTCAGCTTTGCAAAAGAATGGCAAATCGGCGGGATGGGGCGTATTTATGTTGGTTTTGATTGCTGTTCTGCGAGAAGGATTTGAAACGGTCCTGTTTATCTTTACGAATTTGCAGCAAGGAACAGCAGGTAGCGTGGGTGCGATCGCAGGCTTGATCGGAGCCACTGGCATCGGATTTGGTCTATTCAAATTCGGGGTCAGAATTAATATCCGCCGCTTTTTTCAGATCATGGGTATCTTCTTGCTACTGATTGTCTCGGGATTGGTCGTCTCCGTTTGCAAGAACCTGGACGCCGCCGCCTATGCTTGGGAGCAAATGGCCATCTCCCCCACGAATCTTTGTTTTGCCCAAGACTCTTGTCTGCTTGGCCCCCAACTGTGGGATACCAGCAAAGTCCTATCCGATCAACAATTTCCTGGATTGCTGTTTAAGGCCCTATTGGGCTACCGCGATCATATCTACTTGGGGCAAGCCGTTGCTTATGGTACCTTCCTATTCTCAGTAGGAACCCTGTATCTCAGAAGTCTGCAGCCTCAAGCTGTAACCCCAATCCCTTCTAAGACCACCGCATTATGA
- a CDS encoding beta-N-acetylglucosaminidase domain-containing protein: MTMHQSWGYGVIEGFFGKPWTWQARLDYANFLKKNGYQFYIYAPKADPYLRIRWQDCWPETTYVELKRLGERYRQAGIAWGIGINLYEIFFNYDQQTIQQLTAKIRYLNQLQPDILAILFDDMRGDCDRIAHIQAEITHRITELSTAKTFIMCPTYYSSSRILDQLFGERPDDYLETLGKLIDPQLHIFWTGPEICSNSYPLEHLQEVSQKLGRKPFIWDNYPVNDSANMCNYLHLSAFEDRPFQMAEWISGHAVNPMNQAYLSQIPLRTLHLSYLQQEQYCPQQAMQEAAQSLCSPDLANMLIDDLSLLTEQGLEQMGPMRKAELIAKYQPIGTEFSQEIVSWLQGNYPFSTDCLTM, from the coding sequence ATGACCATGCATCAATCGTGGGGATATGGCGTCATTGAAGGCTTTTTTGGTAAGCCTTGGACCTGGCAAGCTCGGTTAGATTACGCCAATTTCCTCAAGAAAAATGGGTATCAGTTTTATATCTATGCTCCCAAAGCAGATCCCTATTTGCGCATCCGGTGGCAGGACTGTTGGCCGGAGACTACCTATGTAGAACTGAAACGGCTAGGAGAACGGTATCGCCAAGCCGGTATAGCTTGGGGAATCGGCATTAATCTATATGAAATCTTCTTCAATTACGATCAACAGACGATTCAGCAGTTAACTGCCAAAATTCGGTATCTCAATCAACTTCAACCGGATATTCTGGCAATTTTATTTGATGATATGCGAGGAGATTGCGATCGCATTGCCCATATCCAAGCCGAAATCACCCATCGGATTACTGAACTGAGTACGGCAAAAACTTTTATCATGTGCCCGACCTACTACAGTAGCAGTCGGATTCTGGATCAATTGTTTGGAGAACGCCCCGATGACTATTTGGAGACCCTGGGAAAATTAATCGATCCACAATTGCATATTTTCTGGACAGGGCCAGAGATTTGCTCGAACAGCTATCCTCTCGAACACCTACAGGAGGTCAGTCAGAAGCTGGGGAGAAAACCCTTTATTTGGGATAACTATCCGGTCAATGATAGTGCCAATATGTGTAACTATCTGCATCTCAGTGCTTTTGAAGATCGGCCCTTTCAAATGGCGGAGTGGATCTCAGGACATGCGGTTAATCCCATGAATCAGGCTTACCTTTCTCAAATTCCGTTGCGGACCCTGCACCTGAGTTATCTGCAACAAGAGCAATATTGTCCTCAGCAGGCGATGCAGGAAGCAGCTCAATCACTATGTAGTCCAGACTTGGCTAATATGCTGATTGATGATCTCAGCTTATTGACAGAACAGGGTTTGGAGCAGATGGGGCCAATGCGAAAAGCAGAGTTAATTGCCAAATACCAACCTATAGGTACTGAATTCTCTCAAGAAATCGTGAGTTGGTTGCAAGGTAACTATCCGTTCTCCACGGACTGTCTAACAATGTGA